Below is a genomic region from Virgibacillus dokdonensis.
TTGTTCGCCAATAGGTTGAAATGCCTGCTCAATTTGCTCTGCCTTTTCACCTAATTGCGGACAATAAAATTCAATCCGCATAAAAAACTGACCGCCGTCAGGATTCAATGTATATTGATCAGAAGTAATAATATTTGCTCCGTTTCGATATAAAAAATCAGAAACAGTGGCTACTATTCCAGGCTGATCTGGGCATTTAATTAACAGACGTGCCTTGTTTTCATTTTCAATTTTAAAATATTCAATACTTTTCTTCATGAAGTGATTCATAGTTAATACCTCAATCATTTATTTTTACATAATACAATATGCTATTTTAAGAAATGAGTCAATACTATTTCTTTCTATCACTTATAGATTTCATGCAAATAACTTGTCACTATTGAAAAGATCTTTTACAATATTTATTGTTCTTATATATGGAGAAGTACCCAAGTCTGGCTGAAGGGGGCGAAATGCGCTAGAGCGTGTATGCGCCTTGTTGGTTCAAATCCCACCTTCTCCGTTTGATATTCACATGTTAAAAATACCAACAATTATTTGTTAAGTTGCATATATACTACCTCCATCGAGATGAGCTTCCCTCCTTCTTTTAAGTCCTATTTCTACAATAGCCATTAAGCTTACCAAAATGCATGAATGATGTTAGCTTCTTTCCCTGCAAGCTTCTATAAACGCATGAAAAATATTTTTAGAGACAGCATCTTCTTCTATCGCTAAGTTTTCCGGATGCCACTGAACTCCTAATAAGAAAGACTCTTCTCTGCTTTCTATTGCTTCAACGACGCCATCACTTGCCATACCACAAATTTGCATACCCTCTCCAAGCTTTCGGTTAGCCTGATGATGCCTACTATTCACTTTTATTTTTTCCATACCGGCAATTTCTCGTAATACGGAGTCCTCTTTCACGTGAACATAATGAGAAGCATGACCATCGGGAGCATGTTGCTTATGCTGTAACAATTCCCCTTCCATTTGTGCATAAATATCTTGGTACATATCGCCGCCTAAGGCAATATTTAAAATCTGACACCCTCTACAAACTCCTAATATGGGTTTTTGGT
It encodes:
- a CDS encoding gamma-glutamyl-gamma-aminobutyrate hydrolase family protein; protein product: MKPVIGVTPSVENASNMHFVSIANITAIEGAGGTPIILPFVPSETQIRQIASLIDGLYLTGGNSIDPTLFVEEPHPKLGEINPIRDQYEVALIQEIQKHQKPILGVCRGCQILNIALGGDMYQDIYAQMEGELLQHKQHAPDGHASHYVHVKEDSVLREIAGMEKIKVNSRHHQANRKLGEGMQICGMASDGVVEAIESREESFLLGVQWHPENLAIEEDAVSKNIFHAFIEACRERS